A single genomic interval of uncultured Desulfobulbus sp. harbors:
- a CDS encoding FAD-dependent oxidoreductase, producing the protein MKKQLVLVGGGHAHMVTLANLRTFIDKGFGVTVIQPSEYHYYSGMGPGMLGGTYHPDDIRFATRKLVEAKGGCFILGKVEKIDPNGQKVYLEGGAPSLPYDVLSCNAGSSVPRDLIRGNADNIFTAKPIEDLLAAQQKILAAAAGAKITIAVIGSGPSSIEIAGNIHQLCRENRVTMPTIQIFAGRHFLSGRPGRVRTLARKILTRKGVEILENGYVHQIEDGRIVLENEQEYSADILFPAVGVKPSPIFARSGLPVGPDGGLRVNHYLQSVGHANIFGGGDCVYFENEPLDKVGVYAVRQNPVLYKNLLASLENGPLEKFQPGGKYLLIYNLGDGEGILSKWSITFSGKLPFFLKDWIDRKFIKTFKGNDE; encoded by the coding sequence ATGAAAAAACAACTCGTGCTTGTCGGTGGCGGCCATGCCCATATGGTCACCCTTGCCAATCTGCGCACCTTTATCGATAAGGGGTTTGGGGTCACGGTCATCCAGCCTTCCGAGTACCATTACTACAGTGGGATGGGGCCGGGAATGCTGGGTGGGACCTATCATCCTGACGATATTCGCTTTGCAACCCGCAAGCTTGTCGAGGCAAAAGGCGGGTGCTTCATTCTCGGCAAGGTCGAAAAAATCGATCCCAATGGGCAGAAGGTCTATCTGGAGGGCGGAGCACCATCTCTGCCCTATGACGTGCTCTCTTGCAATGCAGGTTCCTCGGTGCCAAGGGATCTGATCAGGGGAAATGCGGATAATATTTTTACCGCAAAACCCATTGAAGACCTTCTGGCTGCGCAACAAAAGATCCTTGCGGCCGCAGCAGGCGCAAAAATCACCATTGCCGTGATCGGCAGCGGCCCTTCTTCTATCGAGATTGCCGGCAACATCCATCAGTTATGCCGGGAAAACAGGGTAACCATGCCGACCATCCAAATTTTTGCCGGTCGGCATTTTCTCTCTGGCCGGCCCGGCCGGGTTCGCACCCTGGCCAGGAAGATTCTCACTCGCAAAGGCGTAGAAATCCTGGAAAACGGCTATGTGCACCAGATAGAGGACGGCAGGATCGTGCTCGAAAATGAGCAGGAATATAGCGCTGATATCCTATTTCCTGCCGTAGGCGTCAAGCCGTCGCCGATATTTGCCCGGTCCGGGCTGCCCGTTGGCCCGGACGGAGGGCTACGGGTCAACCACTATCTGCAGTCGGTGGGGCATGCCAACATCTTTGGCGGCGGGGACTGCGTCTATTTTGAAAACGAGCCCCTGGACAAGGTCGGAGTCTACGCTGTCCGCCAAAATCCGGTGCTGTACAAAAACCTGTTGGCGTCCCTTGAAAACGGTCCGCTGGAAAAATTTCAGCCGGGGGGCAAGTACCTGCTCATTTACAACTTAGGCGATGGCGAGGGCATTCTGTCCAAATGGTCCATAACCTTCTCCGGGAAATTGCCCTTTTTCCTCAAGGATTGGATTGACCGCAAGTTCATCAAGACGTTCAAGGGCAACGATGAGTAG
- the atzF gene encoding allophanate hydrolase, with protein MQLNISFLQEQYRQGSLTPRQLISDLLGQCRAEDPAIWIHLLSEAEIEPYLQRLQQAEMEELPLYGIPFAIKDNIDLAGIPTTAACPEFSYLPKDSATVVALLIQAGAVPLGKTNLDQFATGLVGTRTPYGICANSFHPDYIPGGSSCGSAVAVAKGLCTFALGTDTAGSGRVPAAFNNIFGLKPSRGLLSTRGVVPACRSLDCVSIFALCAGDADAIFQVAAQYDATDPFSRKTDGGAARVAVENQFTFGVPQEAQLQFFGNAASAQSFAEAIERLKALGGQKQKVDLQPFLDAAKLLYEGPWVAERTAAVGGFLQEHPQAGHPVTRQIICGSREFSAIDLFQAQYRLQGLKQQTDAILADLDCLVLPTAGTCYTIAEVHENPIELNSNLGTYTNFMNLLDYCGLAVPTSINPPVPFGVTLVAPALCEQRLLRIGARLHEAGQLPMGTGRSLPPPYVPSAPQEGVLLMVCGAHLQGLPLNHQLVELQAHLIKHTTTTAKYRMFALETQPPKPGLIRDEQQGAAIEVEVYSIPLKNLGPFTAQIPHPLGIGKVELVDGSWVCGFIAEPVVMEQGREITAFGGWRAYLAQR; from the coding sequence ATGCAACTCAATATCAGTTTTCTGCAGGAGCAGTATCGTCAAGGCAGCCTCACCCCGCGGCAGCTCATCAGCGATCTTCTCGGCCAATGCCGCGCAGAAGATCCGGCCATCTGGATTCATCTCCTGAGTGAGGCCGAAATCGAACCCTATCTGCAGCGTCTGCAACAGGCCGAAATGGAGGAGCTGCCCCTCTACGGGATTCCCTTTGCGATCAAGGATAATATCGACCTGGCCGGTATTCCGACCACGGCCGCCTGTCCAGAGTTCAGTTATCTGCCCAAGGACTCGGCCACGGTGGTTGCGTTGCTCATTCAGGCCGGGGCCGTCCCCCTGGGCAAGACCAACTTGGATCAGTTCGCCACCGGCCTCGTGGGGACGCGCACCCCTTACGGCATCTGTGCCAACAGTTTTCATCCGGACTATATCCCCGGCGGCTCGAGCTGCGGTTCTGCGGTGGCCGTGGCCAAGGGGCTCTGCACCTTCGCCCTTGGCACGGACACGGCCGGTTCCGGGCGGGTCCCGGCGGCGTTCAACAACATTTTCGGCCTCAAGCCATCCCGCGGTCTGCTCAGCACCCGAGGCGTGGTCCCGGCCTGCCGCAGCCTGGACTGTGTGTCGATCTTCGCCCTCTGTGCCGGGGATGCGGACGCGATTTTCCAGGTGGCGGCTCAATACGATGCCACGGACCCGTTTTCGCGTAAAACGGATGGTGGGGCTGCAAGAGTGGCGGTTGAAAACCAGTTCACCTTTGGCGTTCCCCAAGAGGCGCAGTTGCAATTTTTCGGCAATGCAGCCTCTGCCCAGAGCTTCGCCGAAGCCATCGAGCGGCTGAAGGCCTTGGGCGGACAAAAACAAAAAGTGGACCTGCAACCCTTTCTCGATGCAGCCAAGCTGCTCTACGAGGGGCCGTGGGTGGCGGAGCGAACCGCAGCGGTGGGCGGATTCCTTCAGGAGCACCCGCAGGCGGGCCATCCGGTTACCCGGCAGATCATCTGCGGCAGCCGGGAATTTTCCGCAATCGACCTATTCCAGGCCCAGTACCGGTTGCAGGGGCTCAAGCAACAGACCGACGCAATCCTCGCCGACCTTGATTGTCTAGTCCTGCCCACGGCCGGGACCTGCTACACCATTGCCGAGGTGCATGAGAACCCCATTGAGCTCAACAGCAACCTGGGGACCTACACCAACTTCATGAATCTGCTCGATTATTGCGGGCTAGCGGTGCCGACGAGCATCAACCCTCCGGTCCCCTTCGGGGTCACCCTGGTTGCGCCCGCCTTGTGCGAACAGCGGTTGCTCAGAATTGGCGCCCGCCTCCATGAGGCGGGACAACTGCCCATGGGAACGGGGAGGAGCCTGCCGCCCCCCTACGTACCCTCTGCGCCACAGGAGGGTGTCTTGCTCATGGTCTGTGGCGCCCATCTCCAGGGACTGCCGCTCAACCACCAGCTGGTGGAGTTGCAGGCGCATTTGATCAAACACACCACCACCACCGCCAAATACCGGATGTTTGCCCTGGAAACCCAGCCGCCCAAGCCGGGCCTGATTCGTGACGAGCAGCAGGGAGCGGCGATCGAGGTCGAGGTCTATTCCATCCCGCTCAAGAACCTTGGTCCCTTTACCGCCCAGATTCCCCACCCGCTGGGCATCGGCAAGGTCGAGTTGGTAGACGGATCCTGGGTGTGCGGCTTTATTGCCGAACCGGTGGTTATGGAGCAGGGGAGGGAGATCACTGCCTTTGGCGGCTGGCGGGCCTATCTTGCCCAAAGATAA
- a CDS encoding rhodanese-like domain-containing protein — protein sequence MKWMQFFTPVSSITWEEAHALVQQYPPGEVTFLDVRQPKEYEGGHLPGAKLIPIGELDTRLGELEREKPIVIYUAIGGRSRVAAQMLAGKDFRKVYNLSGGIKAWGKEVAVGPEEVGLHLFTGGSRSEDAIIAGFGLEMGLRDFYLSLREKVTKESTRSLFSQLADIEIRHQERLLKLYTQITGRTISLEDFAQKIAEPAMEGGMTTEQYLQLYRTDLESELEVLGLAMAIEAQALDLYSRAAEQGKDHEGFRQVLLQIAEEERSHMASLATSIDQYQGEP from the coding sequence ATGAAATGGATGCAATTTTTCACCCCTGTCTCTTCCATTACCTGGGAAGAAGCGCATGCACTCGTGCAGCAATATCCACCCGGAGAGGTGACCTTTCTTGATGTGCGCCAGCCCAAGGAATACGAGGGCGGCCATCTTCCGGGGGCGAAGCTGATTCCGATTGGCGAGTTGGACACACGCTTAGGCGAATTGGAGAGGGAAAAACCGATCGTCATCTATTGAGCCATCGGCGGACGCAGCCGTGTCGCTGCGCAAATGTTGGCAGGAAAGGATTTTCGCAAGGTGTACAACCTCTCCGGTGGCATCAAGGCCTGGGGCAAAGAGGTCGCGGTCGGCCCGGAGGAGGTGGGCCTGCATCTGTTCACAGGAGGATCACGTTCCGAGGACGCAATCATCGCAGGTTTTGGCCTGGAAATGGGACTGCGCGATTTTTATCTCTCGCTGCGGGAGAAGGTCACCAAAGAATCCACCCGATCGCTTTTTTCCCAATTGGCAGATATCGAAATACGCCACCAGGAACGTCTGCTAAAGCTCTATACCCAGATAACAGGGAGGACAATTTCCCTGGAAGATTTCGCCCAAAAAATTGCCGAACCGGCAATGGAAGGCGGCATGACCACGGAACAATATCTGCAGTTGTACAGGACCGATCTTGAATCTGAACTCGAGGTCCTTGGTCTGGCAATGGCCATTGAAGCGCAGGCGCTTGATCTGTACTCGCGCGCGGCGGAACAAGGCAAAGATCATGAGGGATTCAGGCAGGTTTTACTGCAGATTGCCGAGGAGGAGCGCAGCCATATGGCCAGTCTCGCCACCTCCATTGATCAGTATCAGGGTGAGCCATGA
- the uca gene encoding urea carboxylase produces MFTKVLVANRGEIACRILRTLRTMGIGSVAVYSEVDDHARHVLEADEAYLLGPAPAAQSYLDGEKILAIAKACGVQAIHPGYGFLSENAQFCRRCEEEGIVFIGPTAEQLVDFGLKHRARELADTFQVPLLPGSPLLTSAEHALGYAQQIGYPVMLKSSAGGGGIGMALCRTGEDLLEAFERIQRLSANNFSNTAIYLEKFIEQARHVEVQIFGDGKGSALVLGDRDCSVQRRNQKVIEETPAPGLSDLLRQELHQTAKRLAEGVAYRSAGTVEFVYDAEAAQFYFLEVNTRLQVEHCVTEAVYGVDLVQWMVELAAGEQPNFAAATEHPQGAAIEVRVYAEDPGKNYQPSSGVLTEVLFPEDIRLESWVSRGSEVSAYYDPLLAKVIVHGPSREAAVKGLQEALAQSRIAGLETNLLLLGQIAACPAFVQGSYTTRILDGLVYQAPTIAVDLPGMQTSVQDYPGRQGYWAVGVPPSGPMDSLNHRLANRIVGNGEEAAALEMTVQGPTLSFNVDAIIALTGADMQAKVNGKAVERFAPLALVAGDVLSMEVAREGQRAYLAVRGGLDVPHYMGSRSTFTLGQFGGHAGRSLRAGDVLRIGSDIACEPQPLPAGLQPQFPSTWEIGVLYGPHGAPDFFTEADMATFFATDWEVHYNSSRTGVRLIGPSPEWARSDGGEAGLHPSNIHDNAYAIGAVDFTGDMPVILGPDGPSLGGFVCPVTVVQAELWKVGQLRPGDRIRFKRLSLDTAQKLEAGQEASIYQLSLPQPVSLDDPAGAEESAIVAWAAHHGDRVIYRRAGDKYLLIEYGALELDLRLRLHVHALMLAMEKHQINGIIDITPGIRSLQLHYDNRLLPLSELLALLQQLEEEIAGFDAQDIPARIVSLPLSWDDEATHTAINKYMQSVRPDAPWCPSNIEFIRRINGLESIEEVKEILFNASYLVMGLGDVYLGAPVATPLDPRHRLVTTKYNPARTWTPENAVGIGGAYLCVYGMEGPGGYQFVGRTVQMWNRYNTTKEFEPGKPWLLRFFDQIRFYPVSHEELMQMRHDFPHGAAGLKIEETVFNLSQYQHFLAANREAISAFKKRQQQAFEAERQAWIENGQLNFHSEEPVESEPEVAAPLFEGCAPVVSPVAGSLWKLQVEAETSVQAGDTIAIVECMKMEISLKAHCNGVIKQILCSEGERVAAGQCLASLLPEEV; encoded by the coding sequence ATGTTTACCAAGGTGTTAGTTGCCAACAGGGGCGAGATCGCCTGCCGCATCCTGCGCACCCTTCGTACCATGGGGATTGGTTCCGTTGCCGTGTATTCCGAGGTCGACGATCATGCCCGTCACGTGCTCGAGGCGGACGAGGCCTATCTGCTCGGACCGGCCCCGGCGGCGCAGAGCTATCTGGACGGGGAAAAAATCCTCGCCATAGCCAAGGCGTGCGGGGTCCAGGCCATTCATCCCGGCTATGGTTTCTTGAGTGAAAATGCCCAGTTCTGCCGCCGCTGCGAGGAGGAGGGGATTGTCTTTATCGGGCCCACGGCCGAGCAGCTGGTCGATTTCGGTCTCAAGCATCGCGCCCGCGAGTTGGCCGACACCTTTCAAGTGCCCCTGCTTCCGGGTTCCCCCCTGTTGACCTCGGCCGAGCATGCCCTGGGCTATGCGCAGCAGATCGGCTACCCGGTGATGCTCAAATCGAGCGCCGGCGGTGGCGGAATCGGTATGGCCCTGTGCCGCACCGGCGAGGATTTGCTTGAAGCCTTTGAGCGCATTCAACGGCTGTCGGCAAACAACTTCTCCAACACCGCCATCTACCTGGAAAAGTTCATCGAGCAGGCCCGCCATGTGGAGGTGCAGATTTTCGGTGACGGCAAGGGGAGCGCCCTGGTGCTCGGCGACCGCGACTGCTCGGTACAGCGGCGCAATCAGAAGGTGATCGAGGAAACCCCGGCCCCGGGACTCTCCGACCTACTCAGACAGGAATTGCACCAGACGGCCAAGCGCCTGGCCGAAGGGGTCGCGTACCGTTCTGCTGGCACTGTGGAGTTCGTCTACGATGCCGAGGCGGCCCAATTTTATTTTCTCGAGGTCAACACCCGTCTGCAGGTGGAGCACTGTGTCACCGAAGCGGTCTACGGCGTCGACCTGGTACAGTGGATGGTGGAACTTGCCGCCGGCGAGCAACCGAATTTTGCAGCCGCCACCGAGCATCCGCAGGGGGCGGCTATCGAGGTGCGTGTCTACGCAGAAGATCCGGGAAAGAACTACCAACCCAGTTCCGGCGTCCTCACCGAGGTGCTCTTTCCCGAGGATATTCGCCTTGAGTCTTGGGTGAGTCGCGGCAGCGAAGTCAGTGCCTATTACGATCCGCTCTTGGCGAAGGTCATTGTCCATGGCCCGAGTCGTGAGGCCGCGGTCAAGGGACTGCAGGAGGCACTTGCCCAGTCCAGGATTGCCGGGCTGGAAACAAACCTGCTGCTGCTTGGCCAGATCGCTGCATGCCCAGCCTTTGTCCAGGGTTCATATACCACCCGTATCCTTGATGGGCTTGTCTATCAGGCGCCCACCATCGCCGTCGATCTTCCCGGCATGCAGACCTCGGTCCAGGATTATCCCGGCCGCCAAGGCTATTGGGCGGTGGGTGTGCCGCCTTCGGGCCCGATGGACAGCCTCAATCACCGCCTGGCCAACCGTATCGTCGGCAACGGCGAAGAGGCGGCTGCCCTGGAGATGACCGTGCAGGGCCCGACCCTGAGCTTTAACGTGGATGCAATCATCGCCCTGACCGGTGCGGATATGCAGGCCAAGGTCAATGGCAAGGCGGTGGAACGATTTGCGCCGCTGGCCCTAGTCGCCGGAGACGTGTTGAGCATGGAGGTGGCCCGCGAAGGCCAGCGCGCCTACCTCGCGGTACGCGGCGGCCTTGATGTGCCCCACTACATGGGCAGCCGTTCGACCTTTACCCTGGGGCAGTTCGGTGGCCATGCCGGCCGCAGCCTCAGGGCGGGCGACGTGCTCCGCATCGGCAGCGATATCGCCTGCGAGCCGCAACCGCTGCCAGCTGGCCTTCAGCCGCAGTTCCCCTCCACCTGGGAGATTGGCGTACTCTATGGTCCCCACGGAGCCCCGGATTTTTTCACCGAGGCGGATATGGCCACCTTCTTTGCCACCGACTGGGAGGTGCATTACAACTCCTCCCGTACCGGCGTGCGTCTGATCGGGCCCAGCCCCGAGTGGGCCCGTTCCGATGGCGGCGAGGCCGGGCTGCATCCGTCCAACATCCACGATAACGCCTATGCCATCGGCGCGGTCGATTTCACCGGCGACATGCCGGTCATTCTCGGACCGGACGGTCCCAGTCTCGGTGGCTTTGTCTGCCCGGTGACCGTGGTCCAGGCAGAGTTGTGGAAGGTGGGCCAATTGCGCCCCGGCGACCGGATCCGTTTCAAACGTCTCTCACTCGACACGGCGCAAAAGCTGGAAGCAGGCCAAGAGGCCTCGATTTACCAGCTGAGCCTCCCGCAACCGGTGAGCCTGGATGATCCCGCGGGTGCGGAGGAATCCGCCATTGTTGCCTGGGCTGCCCATCATGGGGACAGGGTTATTTACCGTCGGGCCGGGGATAAGTATCTGCTCATCGAGTACGGCGCCCTGGAGCTCGACCTGCGCCTGCGGTTGCATGTGCATGCCCTGATGCTCGCCATGGAAAAACACCAGATCAACGGCATTATCGATATCACCCCAGGCATTCGCTCCCTGCAGCTCCATTACGACAATCGATTGCTGCCGCTTTCCGAACTACTGGCGCTGTTGCAGCAACTGGAGGAGGAAATTGCCGGATTTGATGCCCAGGATATTCCCGCGCGTATCGTCTCCCTACCGCTGAGCTGGGACGATGAGGCCACCCATACCGCGATCAACAAATACATGCAGTCGGTGCGGCCGGATGCGCCCTGGTGTCCGTCCAATATCGAGTTCATCCGGAGGATCAACGGCCTGGAGTCGATCGAGGAGGTCAAGGAGATCCTCTTTAACGCCAGCTATCTGGTTATGGGATTGGGGGATGTCTACCTGGGGGCGCCGGTGGCCACCCCCCTCGATCCGCGCCATCGGCTGGTGACCACCAAGTACAATCCGGCCCGTACCTGGACCCCGGAAAACGCGGTGGGCATCGGCGGCGCCTACCTCTGCGTTTACGGCATGGAAGGCCCCGGAGGGTATCAGTTTGTCGGGCGGACGGTGCAGATGTGGAACCGTTACAACACCACCAAGGAATTCGAGCCGGGCAAACCGTGGTTACTGCGCTTTTTCGACCAGATTCGGTTTTATCCGGTCAGTCACGAGGAACTCATGCAAATGCGTCACGACTTTCCCCATGGGGCAGCCGGGTTAAAGATCGAGGAGACCGTGTTCAACCTCAGTCAGTACCAGCATTTTCTCGCGGCAAATCGGGAGGCGATCTCTGCCTTCAAAAAACGGCAGCAACAGGCCTTTGAGGCCGAACGGCAGGCCTGGATCGAAAACGGGCAGCTCAACTTTCACAGTGAGGAGCCGGTGGAAAGCGAGCCCGAGGTTGCCGCACCCCTTTTCGAGGGATGCGCACCCGTGGTCAGCCCGGTTGCGGGGAGTCTGTGGAAGCTGCAGGTGGAGGCGGAAACGTCGGTCCAGGCGGGAGACACCATCGCCATTGTCGAGTGCATGAAGATGGAGATCAGCCTCAAGGCCCACTGCAACGGCGTGATCAAGCAAATCCTTTGCAGCGAAGGCGAGCGGGTCGCCGCCGGTCAATGTCTGGCAAGCCTGTTACCCGAGGAGGTCTGA